A stretch of Chitinophagales bacterium DNA encodes these proteins:
- a CDS encoding redoxin domain-containing protein: protein MPGKLRRFKNQKPFFTFHIPGERIALLFCITLFACCAKKEPASADLFSVQLTTVDHRNFSFQQLSDNQASVILFIQPECPLCNSYGKTMHALDSTYSSQKIPIYGVVAGKNYSDSEIKEFLQKHRLSFTTILDPEFRLKNLLHARVTPQVFLIDNKGSILYHGLIDDWAVEIGQVRAHVSYHFLADAIDAYLQNRPIANDSTKAVGCYIE, encoded by the coding sequence ATGCCCGGGAAACTTAGACGCTTTAAAAATCAAAAACCTTTTTTCACCTTTCATATTCCAGGTGAAAGAATTGCATTATTATTTTGCATAACACTCTTTGCATGCTGTGCTAAAAAAGAACCCGCATCAGCAGATCTTTTTTCGGTTCAGCTGACTACAGTGGATCACCGGAATTTTTCTTTCCAGCAATTATCTGATAATCAAGCTTCGGTAATTCTCTTCATTCAACCAGAATGTCCTTTGTGTAATTCTTACGGAAAAACGATGCACGCCCTGGACAGTACCTATTCTTCGCAAAAAATTCCGATCTATGGAGTGGTAGCCGGAAAAAATTATTCTGATAGTGAGATAAAGGAATTTCTTCAAAAACATCGCCTTTCATTTACCACTATTCTCGATCCGGAATTCAGATTAAAAAATTTGTTACATGCCCGCGTAACACCACAAGTCTTTTTAATTGATAATAAGGGTTCCATACTATATCATGGGTTGATCGATGACTGGGCAGTGGAAATCGGGCAGGTGCGCGCTCACGTATCATATCATTTTCTAGCAGATGCTATTGATGCTTATTTGCAAAACAGACCCATTGCAAACGATTCTACAAAGGCAGTGGGCTGTTACATTGAATAG
- a CDS encoding MBL fold metallo-hydrolase: protein MIAAYHFVFNDFLENTYILSDESGECIIIDPGCYYENEREDLKKFIVGKNLHPVLLLLTHAHIDHILGVKWVKETFNIPLMMNKDELFLFNNAGTIAKMYGLHADPPPAPDKFLQEGDQIKFGNSFLQAIFTPGHSPASMSFLAEKENFIISGDVLFQSSIGRTDLPGGDYETLMQSIFNKLLVLPEETVVYSGHGPATNIGEEKRTNPFILEFAETVRKL, encoded by the coding sequence ATGATAGCTGCTTATCATTTTGTCTTTAACGATTTTCTGGAAAATACATACATATTATCGGACGAGTCCGGGGAATGTATTATTATAGATCCGGGGTGTTATTATGAAAATGAAAGGGAAGACCTTAAGAAATTTATTGTGGGAAAGAATCTTCACCCTGTGCTGCTGCTTCTCACCCATGCGCACATTGATCACATCCTGGGAGTTAAGTGGGTAAAGGAGACTTTTAATATTCCGTTAATGATGAACAAGGATGAGCTTTTCCTTTTTAACAATGCCGGAACTATTGCAAAAATGTATGGATTGCATGCTGATCCGCCGCCCGCTCCTGATAAGTTTTTACAGGAGGGTGACCAGATAAAATTTGGAAACTCTTTTCTTCAAGCAATATTCACACCCGGTCATTCGCCGGCCAGCATGTCGTTTCTTGCTGAAAAGGAAAATTTTATTATAAGCGGTGATGTGCTTTTTCAATCAAGCATTGGCAGAACAGATTTGCCTGGTGGCGACTATGAAACGCTAATGCAGAGCATCTTCAATAAATTATTGGTATTGCCTGAGGAAACTGTTGTTTACAGCGGCCATGGCCCGGCTACAAACATCGGAGAAGAAAAAAGGACCAACCCGTTTATTTTGGAATTTGCTGAAACAGTCCGAAAGCTTTGA
- a CDS encoding YicC family protein, whose translation MTGYGKAEALKNGRTVRVEIRSLNSKFFDLNLRLPYSLKEKEIEVRNLTTESLHRGKIDLFINVTEGSLEKPQEINVALAKKYFRQLKSLAKAVGADKKDLLSITMQLPEVLSGQKNNVDEKEQAIVFEVIQEAIKDIVQFRRSEGKTLDKILRANITTLLSLLKEVEIFEKDRIETIRKRLHHQLSELISSEEYDRNRFEQELIYYIEKMDFTEEKVRLQSHCDFFLQTLDDKDSNGRRLGFISQEIGREINTLGSKANDAAIQKIIVQMKDELEKIKEQLLNVL comes from the coding sequence ATGACGGGTTATGGAAAAGCGGAAGCATTAAAAAATGGAAGGACAGTCCGTGTGGAAATCCGGTCACTCAATAGTAAGTTTTTTGATTTGAACCTACGGCTTCCCTATTCGCTTAAAGAAAAGGAAATTGAAGTGAGAAACCTGACGACAGAAAGCTTACACCGTGGAAAAATTGATTTGTTCATAAATGTAACAGAGGGATCTTTGGAAAAACCCCAGGAAATTAATGTAGCGTTGGCCAAAAAATACTTCAGGCAATTAAAATCACTTGCTAAAGCGGTTGGTGCTGATAAGAAAGATCTTCTGTCCATAACCATGCAACTGCCTGAAGTATTATCAGGTCAAAAAAATAATGTTGATGAAAAGGAACAGGCAATCGTATTTGAAGTGATACAAGAGGCAATAAAAGATATAGTACAATTCAGGAGGAGTGAAGGAAAAACACTTGATAAAATTCTCAGGGCTAACATTACGACCCTGCTTTCCCTTCTTAAAGAAGTTGAAATATTTGAAAAGGACCGCATTGAAACAATCAGGAAGCGTTTGCACCACCAATTGAGTGAACTTATTTCTTCAGAAGAATATGATCGCAACCGTTTTGAGCAGGAGTTGATCTATTATATTGAAAAAATGGATTTTACCGAGGAAAAGGTTCGTCTCCAAAGCCATTGTGACTTTTTTCTTCAAACACTTGATGATAAAGATTCAAACGGTCGCCGTTTAGGTTTTATATCGCAGGAAATAGGGCGGGAAATTAACACGCTTGGTTCTAAAGCGAATGATGCAGCAATTCAAAAAATAATTGTGCAAATGAAAGATGAGCTGGAGAAAATTAAGGAACAGCTATTAAACGTTCTCTGA
- the uvrB gene encoding excinuclease ABC subunit UvrB: MSFKLTSDYHPTGDQPEAIEQLVQGIRREDKYQVLLGVTGSGKTFTIANVIQQVQKPTLILSHNKTLVAQLYGEFKNFFPENAVEYFVSYYDYYQPEAYLPVSNLYIEKDLSINAEVEKLRLSTTSSLMSGRKDIIVLASVSCIYGIGNPTEYTRAIIRLQSGETRTRNSLLYQLVDGLYSRSDGEMKGGNFRVKGDTIDIFLPYADYAYRITFFGDIIEEIETFSKDTGKKIGNVDNAAIFPANMYMAPKDQFNDIMNQIEDDMHKQVDYFSSSGKYLEATRLKERVTFDLEMMKELGYCSGIENYSRYLDRRNPGERPFCLMDYFPKDFLMVIDESHATIPQVRGMYGGDRSRKTILVEYGFRLPSALDNRPLSFQEFETMIDQVVYVSATPAEFELEQTEGLFVEQVVRPTGLLDPVIEVRPSINEVDDLLEMVSERTKRGDRILVTTLTKRMAEELSKYMTRLNIRCRYIHSEVETLERVQILRDLRLGVFDVLIGVNLLREGLDLPEVSLVAIMDADKEGFLRNERSLTQIAGRAARNIDGLVIMYADEITESMQKTINETNRRREKQLRYNEEHGITPKTIFKSREQIMKQSAVLQIKPIDPMAYVEPEEASLVADPVVEYMSRDQLQKTLLTTKKKMERAAKDLDFLEAARLRDEMYALDKIIKQKFENNPA, from the coding sequence GTGTCGTTTAAACTCACATCTGACTATCATCCGACGGGTGATCAGCCGGAAGCCATAGAGCAATTAGTACAAGGCATCCGACGGGAAGATAAATACCAGGTGCTTCTCGGTGTTACCGGCTCGGGTAAAACTTTTACGATCGCAAATGTAATTCAACAGGTACAGAAACCTACCCTGATCCTTAGCCATAATAAGACACTGGTGGCTCAATTGTATGGTGAATTTAAAAACTTCTTCCCTGAAAATGCAGTTGAATATTTCGTTTCCTATTATGATTACTATCAGCCTGAAGCTTATCTGCCTGTTTCCAATCTCTACATAGAAAAAGACCTCTCTATTAATGCGGAGGTTGAGAAGCTTCGATTAAGCACTACTTCTTCATTAATGTCAGGACGGAAAGATATTATCGTTCTTGCCTCCGTTTCCTGTATTTATGGCATAGGAAATCCTACAGAATACACACGTGCTATTATCCGGTTACAAAGCGGAGAAACAAGAACCAGGAACAGCTTGCTCTATCAGCTTGTAGATGGTTTGTATTCAAGAAGCGATGGTGAAATGAAAGGTGGAAATTTCAGGGTAAAGGGAGATACCATAGATATCTTTCTTCCCTATGCAGACTATGCATATCGCATAACTTTTTTTGGTGATATAATTGAAGAAATTGAAACATTCAGCAAGGATACCGGGAAGAAAATCGGCAATGTAGATAATGCCGCCATTTTTCCTGCGAATATGTACATGGCTCCAAAAGATCAATTCAATGATATCATGAACCAGATAGAGGATGATATGCACAAGCAGGTTGATTATTTTTCAAGCAGCGGAAAATATCTGGAGGCAACACGATTAAAAGAACGCGTAACATTTGACCTGGAGATGATGAAGGAACTTGGTTACTGTTCAGGAATTGAAAATTATTCCCGTTATCTCGATCGGAGAAACCCGGGAGAACGACCTTTTTGTCTTATGGATTATTTCCCAAAGGATTTTTTAATGGTGATTGATGAAAGCCATGCTACCATTCCACAAGTGCGCGGTATGTATGGAGGTGATCGTTCACGCAAAACCATATTGGTCGAATACGGTTTTCGTCTTCCTTCTGCCCTCGATAACCGGCCTCTGAGCTTCCAGGAATTTGAAACTATGATTGACCAGGTAGTTTATGTAAGTGCCACACCAGCAGAATTTGAGCTGGAGCAAACTGAAGGTTTGTTTGTGGAACAGGTAGTTCGTCCGACTGGATTGCTTGATCCGGTAATCGAAGTGAGACCGAGTATTAATGAGGTAGACGACCTGCTGGAGATGGTGAGCGAGCGAACGAAAAGGGGTGATCGAATCCTTGTTACAACGCTTACGAAGCGAATGGCTGAAGAGCTTTCTAAATATATGACCCGGCTTAATATACGCTGCAGATACATTCATTCCGAAGTGGAAACGCTGGAGCGTGTCCAGATTTTGAGGGATCTCCGGCTCGGTGTTTTTGATGTATTAATTGGTGTGAACCTGCTTCGGGAAGGATTGGATCTTCCCGAAGTTTCTTTAGTAGCTATTATGGATGCTGATAAAGAAGGATTCCTTAGAAATGAACGATCACTTACGCAGATTGCAGGACGGGCAGCACGGAATATCGATGGCCTGGTAATCATGTATGCAGATGAGATTACGGAATCTATGCAAAAGACCATTAATGAAACGAACCGGCGCCGGGAAAAACAATTGCGCTATAATGAGGAGCACGGCATTACTCCTAAAACTATTTTCAAATCACGGGAACAAATAATGAAGCAAAGTGCGGTTCTGCAAATCAAGCCGATTGATCCGATGGCTTATGTTGAACCGGAAGAGGCATCCCTTGTGGCAGATCCCGTGGTGGAGTATATGAGCCGCGATCAATTACAGAAAACGCTGCTTACCACTAAAAAGAAGATGGAACGAGCGGCTAAGGATCTCGACTTTTTAGAAGCTGCCCGGTTAAGGGATGAGATGTATGCACTTGATAAAATTATTAAGCAGAAATTTGAAAATAATCCCGCATAA
- a CDS encoding superoxide dismutase: protein MPFELPKLPYSFEAIEPHIDAQTMQIHHDKHHQAYVTNLNKALEGNEAANSSIEEICKNISKFPMAVRNNGGGHYNHSFFWNILQPGGNSTPNGTVVEAINSTFGSFDKFYETFTNAGVTRFGSGWAWLIVGADKKLAITSTPNQDNPLMDVAEVKGTPVLGIDVWEHAYYLKYQNRRPDYIAAFKNAINWDQVNMLLKKAM, encoded by the coding sequence ATGCCTTTTGAACTTCCCAAATTGCCCTATAGCTTCGAAGCAATAGAACCTCACATTGATGCACAAACGATGCAGATTCACCACGATAAGCATCACCAGGCTTACGTTACAAATCTGAATAAAGCTTTAGAAGGAAATGAAGCTGCAAACAGCAGTATTGAAGAAATCTGCAAAAACATTTCTAAATTTCCCATGGCAGTCCGCAATAATGGAGGCGGGCATTATAACCACTCCTTCTTTTGGAACATCCTGCAGCCCGGCGGGAACAGTACGCCTAACGGCACCGTAGTGGAAGCTATTAATAGCACGTTCGGAAGCTTTGATAAATTTTATGAAACCTTCACTAATGCAGGTGTCACCCGGTTTGGCTCCGGATGGGCATGGTTAATTGTAGGCGCAGATAAGAAACTTGCTATTACCTCCACTCCTAACCAGGACAATCCATTAATGGATGTAGCTGAGGTTAAAGGCACTCCTGTGCTTGGAATAGATGTTTGGGAACATGCTTATTATCTTAAATATCAAAACCGCCGCCCAGATTATATTGCCGCTTTTAAAAATGCAATTAACTGGGATCAGGTGAATATGCTATTGAAGAAAGCGATGTAG
- a CDS encoding T9SS type A sorting domain-containing protein — MKKQLFLIFSVLSFVSLDIKAQDTYHTATWLLDGTNIYPSVGTTAPIGPDYGCAVTNKRPYWGMLAACAPAETNSILDGTIFEYSSSNPIILDTVSMVIWGPFDDTADIFNQLTTSSIYTCINFYFDVRYTYNHINLSLKSGKIYYAVIMSSDSVESILIEYFPILQPVSYVDSSHCSICKGHVTYLPQRICIVTVDSATGKNKIMWTPEDSAVQAYIIYRQGSAAGKFDSIGRVEFNEPKEFIDEASNPLEKSYTYILGTVDSCERIQADYTSPKNTTIHLTSSVGLNGEVNLVWNPYEGYYSNTSQYYSTYYIFRNVNYGPYQIIDSIASNTSTYTDLTPPSGPLNYRIGIHVPTCYADQGIFTYSNRSSTTSTGIWEGSLPDDVKLFPNPAHSLFNLELGKLKGKVESIRLLSLSGDVIIPSFIPLSDNLNIDITRLAKGIYMLEINSNGIIYRMKAAVM, encoded by the coding sequence ATGAAAAAACAGCTGTTTCTGATATTTTCTGTTCTCTCTTTTGTCAGCTTAGATATCAAAGCGCAAGACACTTACCATACAGCAACCTGGCTGCTTGATGGAACCAATATTTATCCATCTGTCGGAACTACAGCGCCGATCGGCCCCGATTATGGCTGCGCAGTAACCAATAAGCGACCGTATTGGGGCATGCTGGCTGCCTGTGCGCCTGCTGAAACTAACAGTATTCTTGACGGGACAATTTTTGAATATTCTTCATCCAATCCTATAATTCTGGATACCGTAAGCATGGTGATATGGGGCCCGTTTGATGATACGGCTGATATTTTCAACCAGTTAACCACATCATCTATATATACCTGCATTAATTTCTATTTTGATGTCCGATATACTTACAATCACATAAACCTTTCTCTAAAGTCCGGGAAAATTTACTATGCGGTTATTATGAGCTCTGATTCTGTTGAGTCGATATTAATAGAATATTTTCCTATCCTGCAACCTGTTTCATATGTTGATTCCAGTCACTGCTCGATCTGCAAAGGGCACGTGACTTATCTGCCACAACGGATCTGCATAGTGACTGTTGACAGTGCAACAGGAAAAAATAAAATCATGTGGACACCGGAGGACTCTGCAGTGCAGGCATATATTATATACCGACAGGGAAGTGCTGCAGGAAAATTTGATTCAATCGGAAGGGTGGAATTTAACGAACCTAAGGAATTCATTGATGAAGCTTCGAATCCCTTAGAAAAGTCGTATACATACATTCTGGGTACGGTTGATTCCTGCGAAAGGATACAAGCCGATTATACCAGTCCCAAAAATACTACTATTCACCTCACCTCCAGTGTTGGATTGAATGGGGAAGTAAACCTCGTTTGGAACCCGTATGAGGGTTATTATTCAAATACTTCGCAGTACTATTCCACCTATTATATTTTTCGCAATGTCAACTACGGTCCTTATCAGATAATTGATTCCATTGCTTCCAACACCAGTACATATACCGATTTGACCCCTCCCTCTGGTCCGTTAAATTATAGAATTGGAATTCATGTTCCCACCTGTTACGCAGATCAGGGAATTTTCACCTATTCAAACCGCAGCAGCACTACTTCAACCGGCATTTGGGAAGGCTCCTTACCCGACGATGTTAAACTTTTCCCGAACCCGGCGCACAGCCTTTTCAATTTAGAGCTTGGGAAATTAAAAGGGAAAGTTGAATCCATACGCCTGTTGTCTTTATCAGGTGATGTCATTATTCCTTCATTTATTCCTCTAAGTGATAACCTTAACATTGACATTACAAGACTTGCTAAGGGAATTTATATGCTTGAAATCAATTCGAACGGCATCATATACCGGATGAAAGCAGCAGTTATGTAA
- a CDS encoding 30S ribosomal protein S20, with protein MANTKNAQKADRQAKKRRDRNRYYGKTTRNAVKTLRATTSKEDAEKLLPETISMLDKLAKRHVIHKKKADNLKSGLMKKIKLMA; from the coding sequence ATGGCCAATACCAAAAATGCCCAAAAGGCCGACCGCCAGGCAAAGAAACGAAGAGACCGTAACCGTTATTATGGAAAAACTACGCGCAATGCAGTAAAGACTTTGCGTGCCACTACGTCTAAAGAAGATGCCGAAAAATTACTTCCTGAGACTATTTCTATGTTGGATAAGCTGGCAAAACGCCATGTAATTCATAAAAAGAAAGCCGATAACCTTAAGAGTGGCTTAATGAAAAAAATTAAGCTGATGGCATAG
- a CDS encoding DUF5606 domain-containing protein gives MEFKDILSISGMPGLFELVSTKNNGIIVKSLEDGTSQFISSRIQGVSPLDNISVYLKQEETIELKKILRDMMNKENELTMPNAKDDPAALKDYFKKVEPEYDEEKVHVSDMKKMIKWYHLLKQHNLIPAEEEKTEEKETEKTGVEAEEGEKTEA, from the coding sequence ATGGAATTTAAAGACATCCTTTCCATCAGCGGAATGCCGGGACTATTCGAGTTAGTTTCAACAAAGAACAATGGAATCATAGTAAAATCCCTGGAGGATGGCACCTCCCAGTTTATATCTTCCCGTATCCAGGGTGTTTCTCCGCTGGATAATATCTCAGTATATCTTAAGCAGGAAGAAACCATAGAGCTGAAAAAAATATTGCGCGATATGATGAATAAGGAGAATGAGTTGACGATGCCAAATGCTAAAGACGATCCTGCGGCATTAAAAGACTACTTCAAAAAGGTAGAACCTGAATATGATGAAGAAAAGGTTCACGTAAGTGATATGAAGAAGATGATTAAATGGTATCATCTTTTAAAGCAGCATAATTTAATTCCTGCAGAAGAAGAAAAAACAGAGGAGAAAGAAACCGAAAAAACCGGTGTTGAAGCAGAAGAGGGCGAAAAAACAGAAGCGTAA
- the dnaN gene encoding DNA polymerase III subunit beta yields the protein MKFIVSSGSLLKQLQLIGGVVSSNTVLPILEDFLFEIKEGMLTVFSTDLETSMSSMLDVETGEEGKIAVPARLLIDILKTLPEQPLTFSVNEKNLSIEITSDKGKYRLTGENGDDFPRIPVPEETKEIKLPSPVIANAINKTLFAIGTDDMRPAMTGVNFELTPEGITFVATDAHRLVRYKRLDAKSIKSASFIVPKKALQLLGNALPQEETQVKISYNSSNAFFTFGNVKLICRLIDARFPDYLAVIPTENPNKLSINSGDLLNSLRRLVVLSNKTTHQATLKLTGSELQINARDLDFSNEGNETLVCNYEGEDMEIAFNAKFLIDMLSSMNEEEVRVECSTPSRACIMMPMDKKENEDLLMLVMPIMINT from the coding sequence ATGAAATTTATTGTGTCTTCCGGTTCGTTATTAAAGCAGTTGCAGTTAATAGGTGGGGTTGTAAGCTCAAATACCGTATTGCCCATCCTTGAAGATTTTTTGTTTGAGATAAAGGAGGGCATGCTCACTGTATTTTCTACTGATTTGGAGACATCGATGAGCTCAATGCTCGATGTAGAAACCGGTGAAGAAGGGAAAATCGCTGTACCGGCAAGGTTGCTTATTGACATCTTAAAGACGCTTCCTGAACAGCCGCTCACTTTCTCTGTGAATGAAAAAAATCTTTCCATAGAAATTACATCCGATAAAGGAAAATACAGGTTAACAGGTGAAAACGGTGATGATTTCCCCCGCATTCCTGTTCCTGAAGAAACAAAGGAAATTAAATTGCCTTCTCCTGTAATTGCTAATGCTATTAATAAAACGTTGTTTGCAATTGGTACCGATGACATGCGGCCGGCCATGACGGGAGTAAATTTCGAGCTGACACCGGAGGGAATTACTTTTGTTGCAACGGATGCCCACCGGCTTGTTCGTTATAAAAGGCTCGATGCAAAAAGCATAAAGTCCGCTTCATTCATCGTTCCCAAGAAGGCACTGCAATTACTTGGAAATGCCTTGCCGCAGGAGGAAACACAAGTTAAAATTTCATATAACAGCTCCAATGCATTTTTTACTTTTGGAAATGTGAAGCTTATCTGCCGCCTTATCGATGCACGATTCCCGGATTACCTGGCAGTAATTCCTACTGAAAATCCTAACAAGCTCTCCATTAATTCAGGTGATTTACTGAATTCTCTGCGCAGGCTGGTTGTGCTTTCAAATAAAACAACCCACCAGGCTACGTTGAAACTTACCGGCAGCGAACTGCAGATTAATGCACGTGATCTGGATTTTTCAAATGAAGGGAATGAAACACTGGTATGCAATTATGAAGGGGAAGACATGGAAATTGCTTTTAACGCAAAGTTTCTCATTGATATGCTTTCGTCAATGAATGAAGAAGAAGTGCGGGTAGAATGTTCTACTCCCTCCCGGGCCTGCATTATGATGCCGATGGATAAAAAGGAAAATGAAGATCTGTTAATGCTGGTAATGCCGATAATGATTAATACGTAA
- a CDS encoding amino acid permease, whose protein sequence is MNFSQLFRKKSVNQILKDVEQGYSDGEGGTGLTRTLKVRDLTFFGIAAIIGAGIFGTIGQASFDGGPAVSLLFVFIAVACGFAALCYAEFASMIPIAGSAYTYSYVAFGELVAWIIGWDLLMEYSIGNITVALSWSSYFETFIGGFGLHLPSYLTSDIISSYHAFEAGSTTSPEYQAWVTAPRIGSFPLIADIPALFITIFITCLIYIGIKESRTASNLMVMLKLTIVVVVILIGIFYINPSNWHPFLPNGVSGVLKGVAAVFFAYIGFDAISTTAEECENPQRDLPKGMIYALIICTVLYIIMSLVLTGMTSYKNLGVQDPLADVFKNIPSLNWLAGVIAFSAIIATTSVFLVFQLGQPRIWMSMSRDGLLPKKFASIHPKYHTPAFSTVMTGFLVAVPLLFLNFTLVTNLTSIGTLFAFALVCGGVLIMHEQKDLPQRKFKVWYINGKYIIPLMFLTLFFLMYLYNRETLMDFIFFKNSSDTTSNAMSVGKENLPYWIFIIYAILISWYSYKRNLSLIPVLGLSMCIYLMSALTTTTWIGFTIWLIIGLVIYFLYSFKNSRLHTETRI, encoded by the coding sequence ATGAATTTTAGTCAGCTTTTCAGGAAAAAATCGGTTAATCAGATATTAAAAGATGTGGAACAGGGTTACTCCGATGGTGAAGGCGGAACTGGTCTTACCCGCACTTTGAAAGTTCGCGACCTTACATTCTTTGGAATAGCTGCCATCATTGGTGCAGGCATTTTTGGTACGATTGGCCAGGCATCTTTCGATGGTGGCCCCGCAGTTTCATTGCTGTTCGTTTTTATAGCTGTAGCATGTGGCTTTGCTGCGCTGTGCTATGCAGAATTTGCTTCCATGATCCCTATTGCAGGCAGTGCATATACTTATTCTTATGTGGCTTTTGGTGAATTAGTAGCATGGATCATCGGATGGGACCTATTGATGGAATATTCAATAGGAAATATTACAGTGGCTTTAAGCTGGAGCTCTTATTTCGAAACTTTTATCGGGGGTTTCGGCCTTCATCTTCCCTCCTACCTTACATCCGATATTATTTCATCTTACCATGCTTTTGAAGCAGGCAGCACTACTTCACCTGAATACCAGGCCTGGGTAACTGCACCGCGCATTGGCAGCTTTCCTTTAATTGCTGATATTCCCGCCCTGTTCATCACCATATTTATAACCTGCCTTATTTACATAGGTATCAAAGAATCAAGAACGGCCAGTAACCTGATGGTGATGCTGAAATTAACGATTGTAGTAGTAGTCATTTTAATCGGTATATTTTATATAAATCCATCGAACTGGCATCCGTTTTTACCCAATGGAGTAAGCGGGGTGCTAAAAGGGGTAGCAGCCGTTTTTTTTGCTTACATCGGTTTTGATGCCATTAGCACCACCGCGGAAGAATGTGAAAACCCGCAGCGGGATCTACCTAAGGGAATGATATATGCGCTTATTATTTGTACCGTGCTCTATATAATAATGTCTCTTGTTCTTACGGGAATGACGAGCTACAAAAATCTTGGAGTGCAGGATCCTTTAGCCGATGTATTTAAAAATATACCTTCATTAAACTGGCTTGCCGGCGTGATTGCCTTTAGTGCCATTATAGCTACTACAAGTGTATTCCTCGTTTTTCAGCTTGGCCAGCCAAGAATCTGGATGAGCATGAGCCGCGATGGCCTGCTGCCCAAAAAATTTGCAAGCATCCATCCTAAGTATCATACCCCGGCTTTCTCCACTGTAATGACCGGCTTTTTAGTGGCTGTTCCTTTATTATTTTTAAATTTTACATTAGTCACTAATCTTACAAGCATAGGGACCCTGTTTGCCTTTGCATTGGTTTGCGGAGGTGTCCTGATCATGCATGAACAGAAAGATCTGCCCCAGCGAAAATTTAAAGTATGGTATATCAATGGCAAATACATTATACCACTTATGTTTTTGACCCTGTTTTTTTTAATGTATTTATATAACCGGGAAACTCTGATGGATTTTATCTTTTTTAAGAATTCATCGGATACTACCAGCAATGCTATGAGTGTGGGTAAAGAAAACCTGCCTTATTGGATTTTTATAATCTATGCAATTTTGATTTCATGGTATTCCTATAAAAGAAATCTTTCTCTCATTCCGGTCCTGGGCTTATCTATGTGCATTTACCTGATGTCAGCCTTGACCACCACAACCTGGATTGGCTTTACCATCTGGCTTATAATAGGGCTGGTCATTTATTTTCTATATAGCTTTAAAAATAGCAGGCTGCATACAGAAACAAGGATTTAA
- a CDS encoding prevent-host-death protein, with amino-acid sequence MKTFSVGDLKANFSDVLNMVREGEEIAISYGRKKKIVARIIPEKKVNIKKKRRLGLLKGKGKVTFHGQWRITDEDFLNS; translated from the coding sequence ATGAAAACTTTCAGTGTGGGTGATTTGAAAGCAAATTTTTCTGATGTGCTGAATATGGTACGGGAAGGAGAAGAAATAGCTATTTCTTACGGCAGAAAGAAAAAAATAGTTGCCCGCATTATACCTGAAAAAAAAGTAAATATTAAAAAAAAGCGCAGGCTGGGATTATTAAAAGGGAAAGGAAAGGTTACTTTTCACGGGCAATGGCGTATTACCGATGAGGATTTCCTTAATTCATGA
- a CDS encoding type II toxin-antitoxin system VapC family toxin, which translates to MSYLLDTHTLIWAIFDDQKLSQQIRSILSDSSNNIYVSHVTFWEISLKHSIGKIELKGTTPDELPYWCKRLNFDVFPISENDVCRSYVLPPSLHKDPFDRLLAWQAINRNYSLLSKDSLLKVYIPWKLTVIW; encoded by the coding sequence ATGAGTTACCTCCTTGATACGCACACTCTTATTTGGGCAATTTTTGACGATCAGAAACTTTCTCAGCAAATACGATCCATTCTTAGTGATTCCTCTAATAATATTTATGTAAGCCATGTAACCTTTTGGGAAATTTCACTAAAGCATTCTATAGGTAAAATTGAACTAAAAGGCACAACTCCTGATGAATTACCTTATTGGTGTAAAAGGCTAAATTTCGATGTATTCCCTATTTCAGAAAATGATGTATGCAGGTCATATGTCCTTCCACCATCTCTGCACAAAGATCCTTTTGATAGGCTGTTAGCCTGGCAGGCGATCAACCGCAATTATTCTTTATTATCGAAAGACAGCTTACTTAAAGTATATATTCCCTGGAAGCTCACCGTTATCTGGTAA